The Chryseobacterium glaciei DNA window ATTGATAAGCATCATAATTGCTGTCTACTTGAAGAAGAATTCCGGCATAGCAATCGCCTGTTTTTGTAATGGCAGGCACAGAAGAAAATCCTGCAAAATAACCTCCATAACCTACTGCACCATTTCCTGCTGCTATTCCTGCAGTGACGGGTAATGTTGAATTTACGGTAACATTTCCTGTTACATTCGGAATAGAATACGTTACCCAGTTTGGATTTCCAGTTACTGGATAAGGTCCGTTTCCTGCCCCAATATTATTTCCATTAAAAGTTACTGTTGCACCTGTTTGAGTGATAATATTAAGTTTAGTATCGTAAGATGTGTTTCCTATTTTATTAATAAATCCAATTTCATTAATTTCTTTAGGTAAAAAACAGCTTAATGGAGGTATAAAATTCATTCCTCCTGTTGCATAAACCGTACTTCCGGAAGTTCCGGCAAGAAGTTGATAGATGTAGACATTATTTGTAGCGGAAATACTCATATTATAATTTGCATTCCCTTGATTGATATAATTTGTTCCTTGTACAATATAGTATTGTCCGGCATTCAGCGTGACCGTATTCAAAAGGTTACCGTTGACAGTAAGTTTGGTATTATTTACTGTGGCAACAACCAAAGCAGCTTCCATTCCTGAAGCGGCTGGCCCGTTTCCTTTTACCATGACAAAGTCTTTTCCTAATCTTTCCACCGGAACTGCCTGATCCATCAATACATCTACATTACTGTTGTTTTGAGTGGTGTAGATACTATTGAAGTTTCCGTTGGTTACAGAAACAGGTTTGTTAGCAACCAATTTTGCTCCTACCAATCCGTTTAAATTACTTGCAGCCAGATCACTTTGCGCTTCAATAATATATGATCTTCCTTTATTAATGGTGAAAGTTCTCGACGGAGCCGAGTTACCGTCAGAAAAAACAACATTGGGATTATATCCTGATAATGTTACGGTTGTATTGTCTTCTGTTGCAATAACTCCAATTGTGGAATTAACGTAAGGTTTCGCTGTCGTATTTGGAGCCAATCCTATGAAAAAGTTTTTTCCAACCCCTGCTAATCCTTTTGACGTAATAATTTCAGCCTGATTGGGAACTCCAAATCTAAAGTTGGCAAAGAATTTCTTGTTTCCTTTTACCTGCAATCCCATCGGTCTTGAATTAAATAGGTTAGACAATGTAGAAGCAATCATAAAATTACTTGGAATCGTCACCTGCACAGGATTTCCTTTGCTTACCTGTACGGTGGAGTATACCGCATTGTTATTGTAAATCTGTACAGGGAAAGGCGTAGTTTCGTTTGTAGATAGATATAAATAACATTCCGGAGTGCCCTGAAGAGAGCTTGCCGACATCGGAGCAAACCAATGTTCGGTATCTAATTGAGCATTAGCAAACAGGCAAAGAAATGTACAAATAACGAGTAGAAATTTTTTCATGGTTTATTATAAGGGGGCGCAAATATAATAATTAAGAATCAACATTTTGCAAAAAAAATTCTAATAATTATCTCATATCATTCATGTTGATAATTATTTAATATACACGTCATGTTCACTTCATGGTTTTTCTGATTTTCATGGGAATTGGGCACAAAAAATCCCAATGAAAAAATTCATCGGGATTATTATTTTTCTTTGAAAGATTGATTAAGCTAAGCTTGCTCTTACAAATCCTGTAACTTTAAGGTCTCCGTTTACAGATTTTACATAATCAGCAATAGAAATACTTGCATCTTTAATGAAATCTTGGTGTACTAAAGTGTTGTCTTTGTAGAATCTCTGCATTTTACCTTTCAAGATATTGTCGATAATGTTTGCAGGCTTACCTTCTTCAGTAAGTTTATGTCTTTCGATTTCTAATTCTTTATCGATAGTTTCCTGAGAAACAGCATTCTCGTCAAGAGCGATAGGGTTCATAGCAGCAACCTGCATAGAAACAGCTTTAGCAGCTTCGTCAGCTCCGTCTACTTTAGCAGAAAGAGAAGTGATAGCAGCGATTTTGTTTCCAGCGTGGATGTAAGCTCCTACGAAAGGACCGTCTAATCTTTCGAAAGTACCGATCTCGATTTTTTCACCGATAACACCTGTTTGCTCGATTAATTTCTCAGCAACAGTCATTCCGTGGAAATCAGTAGCTAAAAGTTCTTCTTTAGAAGCAGCAAAGATAGCCATTTCAGCTATTTCGTAAGCTAGCTCGATGAACGCTTCGTTTTTAGCAACAAAGTCAGTTTCA harbors:
- the tsf gene encoding translation elongation factor Ts, translated to MSYTPAAADVAKLRNITGAGMMDCKKALVEAEGDFDKAIDILRKKGQKVAANRADRESAEGAVIARVNEDNTLGAIISLNCETDFVAKNEAFIELAYEIAEMAIFAASKEELLATDFHGMTVAEKLIEQTGVIGEKIEIGTFERLDGPFVGAYIHAGNKIAAITSLSAKVDGADEAAKAVSMQVAAMNPIALDENAVSQETIDKELEIERHKLTEEGKPANIIDNILKGKMQRFYKDNTLVHQDFIKDASISIADYVKSVNGDLKVTGFVRASLA